In one Trichlorobacter lovleyi SZ genomic region, the following are encoded:
- the malQ gene encoding 4-alpha-glucanotransferase has protein sequence MTVRRRAGVLLHPTSLPGPEGIGTFGTELTGFLDFLSKAGFSLWQVLPLTPPAAGNSPYSSYSAFGGNHLLIDLQQLVEEGDLSSRALQNHFPQELVDFKQVTPWKEQLLHEAAENFFKQGQTPRLKEFWQFCDTTYWLHDYALFMALKQHYHGTPWHRWPNELAQRNPRALQQAALQLGPEIGARKYQQWQFFRQWQRVRSAAAERGIAIIGDLPIFVAHDSADVWCNQELFLLDTKGKSTVVAGVPPDYFSATGQLWGNPLYNWAAMEQQGYGWWIARFRQLFELFDQIRIDHFRGFEAAWHVPATAKTAARGSWVPGPGAVFFDAVKASLGNLSFIAEDLGVITPEVEALRDRYDLPGMKILQFAFDSDAANPYLPHNHRTNSVVYTGTHDNDTTRGWFNTLSPKIINRMYDYLGLPGTNPVQDLIRVALMSVAGTAIIPLQDLLELPTEARMNQPGVALGNWSWRYQSTQLKPGLADYYADLLRRYGRG, from the coding sequence ATGACTGTCAGGAGACGTGCAGGCGTATTGCTGCATCCCACATCACTGCCCGGACCAGAAGGCATCGGTACCTTTGGAACAGAACTAACCGGATTTCTTGACTTTCTCTCAAAAGCCGGTTTTTCACTCTGGCAGGTTCTGCCGTTAACCCCGCCTGCAGCAGGAAACTCGCCCTACTCCTCCTATTCCGCCTTTGGCGGTAATCATCTCTTGATCGACCTGCAGCAGCTGGTAGAGGAAGGAGATCTCTCCAGCCGGGCACTACAGAACCATTTTCCACAGGAGCTGGTTGATTTCAAACAGGTGACTCCCTGGAAAGAGCAATTGCTGCACGAAGCCGCGGAAAACTTTTTCAAACAGGGGCAGACACCGCGTTTGAAAGAGTTCTGGCAGTTCTGCGACACAACCTACTGGCTGCATGACTATGCGCTGTTCATGGCCTTAAAGCAGCATTACCACGGCACCCCCTGGCACCGCTGGCCCAATGAACTGGCACAACGCAACCCGCGGGCACTTCAACAGGCCGCCCTTCAGCTTGGACCGGAAATCGGTGCCCGGAAATATCAGCAGTGGCAGTTCTTTCGCCAATGGCAACGGGTCAGAAGCGCGGCAGCGGAACGGGGTATAGCGATCATCGGCGACCTGCCTATTTTTGTGGCACACGACTCAGCCGATGTCTGGTGCAACCAGGAGCTGTTTCTGCTTGATACAAAGGGAAAATCAACGGTGGTTGCCGGGGTTCCACCGGATTATTTCAGTGCAACCGGTCAGCTCTGGGGCAATCCGCTCTACAACTGGGCAGCCATGGAACAGCAGGGATATGGCTGGTGGATCGCCCGTTTTCGTCAGTTATTTGAGCTGTTTGATCAGATACGAATCGATCACTTCCGAGGATTTGAGGCGGCCTGGCATGTGCCGGCTACAGCCAAGACTGCTGCCCGGGGCAGTTGGGTACCGGGTCCGGGAGCCGTTTTTTTTGATGCAGTAAAGGCCTCGCTTGGAAATCTGTCTTTCATCGCTGAGGATCTGGGAGTTATCACACCGGAAGTTGAGGCGTTACGGGATCGTTATGACCTGCCCGGCATGAAAATCCTGCAATTTGCCTTTGATTCCGATGCAGCCAACCCTTATCTGCCCCACAACCACCGCACCAACAGCGTTGTCTACACCGGTACCCACGACAATGACACCACCAGAGGTTGGTTTAATACCCTGTCTCCTAAGATCATCAACCGGATGTACGACTATCTCGGGCTTCCCGGCACAAACCCGGTTCAGGATCTGATCAGGGTGGCCCTGATGTCAGTGGCCGGAACGGCGATCATACCGTTGCAGGATCTGCTGGAACTGCCAACAGAGGCTCGCATGAACCAGCCCGGGGTTGCACTGGGCAACTGGAGCTGGCGCTATCAGTCAACACAGTTAAAGCCCGGATTGGCTGATTACTATGCCGATCTGTTGAGGCGTTACGGACGGGGATAA
- a CDS encoding transglutaminase family protein, whose translation MVTTSRLIAYLSLAISLAGVIPLFVWLETFPRLIVVLGLAVGMLQELRQGRWYVKNWQLNIALVPLFSWYILQYSRSNPIQPVVSVLAIMLAVRLCGEKNTRNLLQINLLALFCLASTSLFDLSPSFLFWLGLLLLLLPASLVVLTFHAQNNTLALQGRELRKILMAALLIVLVTLPAMVVLFPILPRTAFPLWHFLNPPVSGTTGISDKVEPGSTANAAETRTLAFRAELPRQTQPPYWRATVFNRINGNRWSRNPVVPHETIIHSGVPVSQTITVEPSASRLVISLDTAAEISLPRLRVSPDAVFENLRGFSRRTSYTARSFSGSIRSTSVPIKRGFYLTLPERLSPGIRHLADQISREGRSDAERLERAEQYFLNGGYRYSREGLPTGHDALDQFLFVSKQGHCEFFASSLAILLRAAGVPARLVGGYLGGDYNELGGYYLVSEDRAHVWVEAYVEGKGWIRTDPSRFAVNASTLWSDKKRPGFGARLRLVLDALDYRWTRTVVTYDFERQAEQLRSAGTKLQTLEQGIRWRWLLLSGVILLALLALFKSRKQWFSSREERLLRRFKRVVKCRYVTLGNVDNLGLFEIAAASGDTRVQQFVERYAAAVYQDKKLGPGEIRQLNRLLDELK comes from the coding sequence ATGGTCACCACTAGCAGGCTGATAGCATATCTTTCTCTGGCGATCTCTCTGGCAGGGGTTATTCCTCTGTTTGTCTGGCTTGAGACCTTTCCCCGTCTGATTGTTGTGCTGGGGCTTGCGGTCGGTATGCTGCAGGAACTCCGGCAGGGACGCTGGTATGTCAAAAACTGGCAGCTGAATATAGCTCTGGTGCCGCTGTTCAGCTGGTATATCCTGCAGTACAGCCGCAGCAACCCGATTCAGCCGGTGGTCAGTGTCCTGGCAATCATGCTGGCTGTGCGGCTCTGCGGTGAAAAAAACACCCGTAACCTGCTGCAGATTAACCTGCTTGCCCTCTTTTGTCTCGCCTCGACCTCTCTCTTTGATCTGAGCCCATCGTTCCTGTTCTGGCTGGGATTGTTGCTCCTGCTGCTACCGGCTTCACTGGTGGTACTGACCTTTCATGCCCAGAACAACACGCTGGCTTTGCAGGGCAGAGAGCTCAGGAAGATACTCATGGCAGCCCTGCTGATTGTACTTGTCACACTACCAGCTATGGTTGTCTTGTTTCCGATCTTGCCGCGCACAGCATTTCCGCTCTGGCATTTTCTGAACCCCCCTGTTTCGGGAACAACCGGCATTTCCGACAAGGTTGAGCCCGGCAGCACTGCCAATGCCGCTGAGACTCGTACCCTGGCATTCAGGGCAGAACTGCCCCGTCAGACACAGCCACCCTATTGGCGGGCAACGGTGTTTAACCGGATAAACGGCAACAGATGGAGCCGTAATCCCGTTGTCCCCCATGAGACCATTATTCACAGCGGGGTACCTGTCAGTCAGACTATTACCGTAGAACCTTCAGCATCCCGTTTGGTGATCAGCCTTGACACGGCCGCAGAGATCTCTCTGCCAAGGCTCAGGGTCTCACCGGATGCCGTCTTTGAGAATCTGCGAGGTTTCTCCAGACGGACCAGCTATACTGCACGTTCCTTTAGCGGCAGCATACGGTCCACCAGTGTGCCCATTAAGCGTGGCTTTTATCTGACGCTGCCAGAGAGGCTTTCTCCAGGGATCAGACACCTTGCCGATCAGATCAGTCGAGAAGGTCGCTCCGATGCTGAACGGCTTGAGCGCGCTGAACAGTATTTTCTGAATGGCGGTTACCGTTACAGCAGGGAAGGGCTTCCAACGGGACACGACGCTCTGGATCAGTTTCTGTTCGTCTCAAAGCAGGGGCATTGCGAGTTTTTTGCCTCGTCACTGGCGATACTGCTCAGGGCTGCCGGTGTTCCTGCCCGGCTGGTAGGTGGATATCTGGGGGGAGACTACAATGAACTGGGCGGCTACTACCTTGTCAGTGAGGACAGGGCCCATGTCTGGGTTGAGGCCTATGTTGAAGGAAAAGGATGGATACGAACTGACCCGAGCCGTTTTGCAGTAAATGCCTCAACGCTTTGGAGTGACAAGAAAAGACCGGGGTTCGGTGCGCGGCTCAGACTTGTTCTCGATGCTCTGGACTACCGTTGGACCCGGACAGTTGTAACCTATGACTTTGAACGTCAGGCGGAGCAACTGCGCAGTGCAGGGACAAAACTGCAAACCCTGGAGCAAGGTATACGATGGCGATGGCTGCTGCTTTCAGGCGTAATCCTGCTTGCTCTTTTGGCATTATTCAAGTCAAGGAAACAATGGTTCAGCAGCCGGGAGGAGCGTTTGCTGCGGCGTTTTAAACGGGTGGTAAAATGCAGGTATGTGACCCTCGGCAACGTTGATAATCTGGGGCTGTTTGAGATTGCTGCTGCAAGTGGCGACACACGGGTGCAGCAGTTTGTTGAGCGGTATGCTGCAGCTGTCTATCAGGATAAAAAACTTGGACCCGGCGAGATCAGGCAGCTTAACCGGCTGCTTGACGAGTTGAAGTAA
- a CDS encoding DUF58 domain-containing protein: MNTGNNLLFLVVSALLAFMAATGYAGMLNIKGVIPELLPPDEIFAGTPARFNLLLRNKKRYIPSFLIRLSVAGNGEALLPFVGSAENLASTMTLTFPERGRQTVGRISVSSPFPVNFFTRYWNYSSDTACIVYPRPLPSADSGAGDDAARPGSGTKEIRGLDGELEGIREYSGAEPLRAIHWKLSARGEELLVKEFGSRSAPPLIIKLESLSGTDIEAKLSHAAWLIKQRAMEQPVGLELDGRIILPASGRRHASLLLTELALYGHH, encoded by the coding sequence GTGAACACCGGCAACAACCTGCTATTTCTGGTGGTGTCGGCTCTGCTGGCCTTTATGGCAGCCACCGGCTATGCAGGCATGCTCAACATCAAAGGGGTCATCCCTGAACTGCTGCCCCCTGACGAGATTTTTGCAGGGACGCCGGCCCGGTTCAACCTGCTGCTTCGCAATAAAAAACGGTATATCCCATCTTTTTTGATCCGGCTCAGCGTGGCAGGCAACGGTGAGGCGCTGCTGCCGTTTGTCGGCAGTGCTGAAAACCTTGCATCAACAATGACCCTTACCTTTCCTGAGCGGGGCCGGCAGACGGTCGGACGGATCAGCGTCAGCTCCCCTTTTCCGGTTAACTTCTTTACCCGTTATTGGAACTACTCAAGCGATACAGCCTGTATCGTTTATCCTCGTCCGTTACCATCCGCTGATAGCGGGGCTGGTGATGATGCTGCGCGACCTGGCAGCGGCACTAAGGAAATCCGCGGCCTGGATGGTGAACTGGAAGGCATCAGGGAATATTCAGGCGCAGAACCATTACGCGCAATTCACTGGAAACTGTCGGCACGCGGTGAAGAGCTGCTGGTCAAGGAGTTTGGCAGCCGGTCAGCACCACCCCTGATAATCAAACTTGAGTCCCTGTCCGGTACTGATATTGAAGCAAAATTATCCCATGCAGCCTGGCTTATCAAGCAGCGGGCCATGGAGCAACCGGTGGGTTTGGAGCTTGATGGCCGGATCATCCTGCCGGCCAGTGGCCGCCGTCACGCTTCACTTCTGTTGACAGAGCTGGCTCTCTATGGTCACCACTAG
- a CDS encoding AAA family ATPase has translation MAIAHTVKPVTVLVDALCKDHLQGKDEVVRLAVIALLSGGHILVEDLPGLGKTTIALALAGITGLSFGRVQCTSDLLPSDITGLSVFNRETGHFNFVPGPVFNNIVLLDEINRAMPRTQSAMLEAMEERRVTVEGTTHQLPDPFMVFATQNPSDQSGTFPLPESQLDRFLICTGIGYPPEQLERSIIASGGIRERIAGITPLVSTSEILTARRVVEQSIYLADKVVGYIHALVQATRLHPLIQTGLSTRAAINLAQAARAAAFLAGRDYVAPDDVKGIAVAVCAHRLVMRPGQTIQDRGELLREIISGIPLPLV, from the coding sequence ATGGCCATTGCTCATACTGTCAAACCTGTTACCGTTCTGGTTGATGCCCTCTGCAAAGACCACCTGCAGGGCAAGGACGAGGTTGTACGTCTTGCTGTCATCGCCCTGTTATCCGGTGGACATATCCTGGTGGAAGACCTGCCCGGTCTGGGCAAGACAACCATTGCCCTGGCGTTGGCAGGGATTACGGGACTTTCCTTTGGCAGGGTGCAGTGTACCAGCGACCTGCTCCCTTCAGACATTACCGGACTTTCGGTCTTTAACCGTGAGACCGGGCATTTCAATTTTGTGCCGGGTCCGGTCTTCAACAATATTGTCCTGTTGGATGAGATCAACCGGGCCATGCCTCGTACCCAGAGCGCCATGCTGGAGGCGATGGAGGAACGGCGGGTAACGGTTGAAGGCACGACCCATCAGCTTCCTGACCCGTTTATGGTCTTTGCCACGCAGAATCCCTCTGATCAGAGCGGCACATTTCCTTTGCCTGAATCGCAGCTTGACCGCTTTCTGATCTGTACCGGCATCGGATATCCGCCTGAACAGCTTGAACGCTCTATCATTGCAAGTGGAGGAATCCGTGAGCGGATAGCCGGAATTACCCCCCTTGTCTCAACATCAGAGATTCTGACGGCGCGCAGGGTGGTTGAGCAGTCAATCTATCTGGCCGACAAGGTTGTCGGCTACATCCATGCCCTGGTACAGGCTACCCGGCTTCACCCCCTGATACAGACCGGTCTGTCCACCAGGGCAGCCATCAACCTGGCGCAGGCGGCCCGAGCAGCAGCATTTTTGGCAGGCCGCGACTATGTTGCCCCGGATGATGTGAAAGGCATTGCTGTTGCAGTCTGCGCCCATCGTCTTGTCATGCGGCCTGGCCAAACAATTCAGGATAGAGGAGAACTGCTACGGGAGATCATCAGCGGCATACCCCTTCCTTTGGTCTGA
- a CDS encoding HD-GYP domain-containing protein, which produces MELASLVNSSLDPAEVRRLAVEAVPRCVGADAASLLLLDGATGELYFEAASGEKGRHLKEVRLKPGEGIAGWVARKGGAVIVDDVKHDPRFASDIDRFTGYDTRNMIVAPVATKEKVWGVLQVLNKVTGDFNAHDLELVQALADQVAIAIENASMYQEMRLTFLGVTTALAEALELRDPYTGGHTRRVHEYSVLIASHLGLSEEEMDVLRLAAIMHDIGKIGVSDQVLRKPGRLNQDEFNEMCRHPEAGVDIIEHLPQLSRVVPGVLYHHEQYDGSGYPHRRQSKEIPLHARIIAVADAFDAMTSDRPYRKALAFEAAFAELQRCSGQQFDPRLVSIFQQAWQNGEIHAPNKEE; this is translated from the coding sequence ATGGAACTTGCTTCCCTGGTTAACTCCTCTCTTGACCCTGCTGAAGTACGCCGTTTGGCCGTTGAGGCGGTACCGCGGTGTGTAGGGGCTGATGCTGCCAGCCTGCTGCTGCTGGATGGTGCTACTGGTGAACTCTACTTTGAGGCGGCAAGCGGTGAAAAGGGGCGACATCTGAAAGAGGTCCGTCTGAAACCCGGCGAGGGGATTGCCGGTTGGGTCGCCCGCAAAGGCGGGGCTGTTATTGTGGATGATGTCAAACATGACCCCCGTTTTGCGTCAGATATTGACCGCTTTACCGGTTATGACACCAGAAATATGATTGTGGCACCGGTTGCCACCAAGGAAAAGGTCTGGGGTGTGCTGCAGGTGCTGAACAAAGTGACAGGTGACTTCAATGCTCATGACCTTGAACTGGTGCAGGCCCTGGCGGACCAGGTTGCCATTGCCATTGAAAACGCCTCGATGTACCAGGAAATGCGTTTGACCTTTCTGGGGGTGACCACTGCCCTGGCAGAGGCTCTGGAGCTGCGGGATCCCTATACAGGCGGGCATACCAGGAGGGTGCATGAATATTCCGTCCTGATCGCCTCTCATCTGGGGCTGTCTGAGGAGGAGATGGATGTCTTGCGTCTTGCGGCTATTATGCATGATATCGGCAAGATAGGTGTTTCTGACCAGGTCCTGCGTAAGCCGGGGCGTCTGAATCAGGATGAGTTTAACGAGATGTGCCGTCATCCTGAAGCCGGTGTTGATATTATTGAGCATCTGCCTCAGTTGTCACGGGTTGTCCCCGGGGTCTTGTATCACCATGAACAGTATGACGGCAGCGGTTATCCCCACAGGCGTCAGTCTAAGGAGATTCCGTTACATGCCAGGATTATTGCCGTGGCTGACGCCTTTGATGCCATGACATCGGATCGGCCCTACCGAAAGGCACTTGCCTTTGAAGCTGCCTTTGCCGAACTGCAACGTTGTTCAGGACAGCAGTTTGATCCCCGCCTGGTTTCTATCTTTCAGCAGGCCTGGCAGAACGGTGAAATTCATGCACCGAATAAAGAGGAGTAA
- the mazG gene encoding nucleoside triphosphate pyrophosphohydrolase, with protein sequence MTTNHDQFNQVMSIMRRLRAPGGCPWDAEQSHESLKRYLLEESYEVLEAIDSGSDEQLKEELGDLLLQPVFHAAIAEERGAFTIEDVLASLSDKLIRRHPHVFGDQVITDSEAQVANWEKIKKAEKGEERRSALSGIPPHLPALMKAQKITEKASRVGFDWEHVNQVMAKVLEELHEFEEAMEQGRQDRMEAELGDLLFAIVNLGRFLALDPEEALRKTIARFQNRFSYIEERLHVNERHLQDASLDEMEALWVEAKSRENS encoded by the coding sequence ATGACAACCAACCACGATCAATTCAATCAGGTCATGTCTATTATGCGCCGTTTACGCGCCCCTGGCGGATGCCCCTGGGATGCAGAGCAAAGCCACGAGAGCCTGAAGCGCTACCTGCTTGAAGAATCCTATGAGGTCCTTGAGGCGATTGACAGCGGCTCTGATGAGCAGTTGAAGGAAGAACTGGGAGATCTGCTGCTGCAACCGGTCTTTCATGCCGCCATTGCCGAGGAGCGCGGCGCATTTACCATTGAGGATGTTTTGGCAAGCTTGTCTGACAAACTGATCCGGCGTCACCCCCATGTCTTTGGCGATCAGGTGATCACAGATAGTGAAGCCCAGGTTGCCAACTGGGAAAAAATCAAGAAAGCTGAGAAGGGAGAAGAGCGCCGTTCAGCCTTATCAGGGATCCCCCCTCACCTGCCGGCCTTGATGAAGGCCCAGAAGATAACTGAAAAAGCGTCCAGGGTTGGATTTGACTGGGAGCATGTGAATCAGGTCATGGCCAAGGTACTTGAAGAGCTGCACGAGTTTGAAGAGGCCATGGAGCAGGGACGTCAGGATCGTATGGAGGCTGAGCTTGGCGATCTGTTGTTTGCCATTGTCAATTTGGGGAGGTTCCTTGCACTGGATCCTGAAGAGGCGCTTCGCAAGACCATTGCACGTTTCCAGAACCGCTTCAGCTATATTGAAGAGCGCCTGCATGTCAATGAACGACATCTTCAGGATGCAAGCCTGGACGAGATGGAGGCCTTATGGGTTGAGGCAAAGTCACGGGAAAATTCCTGA
- a CDS encoding methylated-DNA--[protein]-cysteine S-methyltransferase, whose translation MCASYVSRYITGQGVGAVLATDLGICRVWLPGDDLSDVDRIAASESELTRKAAQQLEQYFQGCLQQFDLPVDISSLTLFQQRVLQLTMQIPYGNSRTYGDLAAEAGSPGAARAVGGALGANPVPVIIPCHRVVASNGALTGYSATGGIMMKKFLLSLEGVDFRAIKKI comes from the coding sequence ATGTGTGCCTCATATGTATCACGTTACATCACCGGACAGGGGGTCGGTGCAGTGCTTGCAACTGATCTGGGCATCTGTCGGGTCTGGCTGCCGGGCGATGATCTGTCTGACGTTGACAGGATCGCCGCCAGTGAGTCCGAGCTTACCAGAAAGGCGGCACAACAGTTGGAGCAGTACTTTCAGGGCTGCTTGCAACAATTTGATCTACCGGTTGATATTTCCTCGCTTACCCTGTTTCAGCAGCGGGTGCTGCAACTGACCATGCAGATTCCCTATGGCAACAGTCGCACCTACGGAGATTTAGCTGCCGAGGCCGGTTCACCAGGGGCAGCCCGTGCGGTTGGCGGTGCCCTGGGTGCCAATCCGGTGCCGGTCATCATCCCCTGTCACCGTGTTGTTGCTTCCAATGGTGCCCTGACCGGATACAGTGCAACAGGAGGCATTATGATGAAAAAATTCTTATTGTCACTGGAAGGTGTTGATTTCAGGGCAATCAAAAAGATCTAA
- the murJ gene encoding murein biosynthesis integral membrane protein MurJ → MSEKKGILKAAGVLGSATILSRVMGMVRDIVVARLFGAGMATDAFFAAFQIPNMLRRFFAEGALTAAFVPTFSETLVQEGEEKARELANLCFTLLTMLVALITLLGILFSPLIIKLMFPGFAAVPGKFELTVLLNRIMFPYLFFISLVALCMGILNTVRHFFTPAISTVFLNIAMILAALLLRSFFHYPITALAVGVLLGGLIQLLLQLPVLWSKGFPIRPRFGFNDPKVKKIALLMLPATLGVGVYYLNITVGNILASLLPQGSVSYLYYAQRLFEFPQGVFTVSVAQAVLPAMSRQAAEGDLEAMKDSLNYGVRLTLFVTIPALVGLAVCAEPLMALLFMGGQFDYTMAQQSARALLYYSTGLSCVALVRVLAPAFYALKDTKTPVITAFISFLLNLGFSLWLMGPLLHAGLALASSLSALGNMLLLFWLLRRKAGLLGGRRILRTALSAVAASLPMGLAAWWISGAVNWSLPGQKLLKVTGLSGIVLTALLIYGLFSYLFRSEEATEFLGLVKKKIRG, encoded by the coding sequence ATGTCTGAAAAGAAGGGGATTCTGAAGGCTGCCGGAGTCTTGGGCAGTGCTACCATACTGTCCCGCGTGATGGGCATGGTGCGGGATATTGTGGTGGCGCGTCTGTTTGGTGCCGGTATGGCCACCGATGCTTTTTTTGCAGCCTTTCAGATCCCCAATATGTTGCGTCGTTTTTTTGCAGAAGGTGCCTTGACTGCTGCCTTTGTGCCGACTTTTTCCGAAACCCTGGTGCAGGAGGGAGAAGAGAAGGCCCGCGAGTTGGCTAATCTCTGTTTTACCCTGTTGACCATGCTGGTCGCCTTGATCACCCTGCTGGGAATTCTGTTTTCACCTCTGATCATCAAACTGATGTTTCCTGGCTTTGCTGCAGTGCCGGGCAAGTTTGAGCTGACCGTGCTGCTGAATCGGATCATGTTTCCCTACCTTTTCTTTATTTCACTGGTGGCGCTTTGTATGGGGATTCTCAATACCGTCCGCCACTTCTTTACCCCGGCCATCTCGACGGTATTCCTGAATATAGCAATGATTCTGGCTGCCTTGCTGCTGCGCTCTTTTTTCCACTATCCCATCACGGCCCTGGCCGTGGGGGTGTTGCTGGGAGGACTGATCCAGCTACTGTTGCAACTGCCGGTGCTTTGGAGCAAAGGTTTTCCAATCCGTCCCCGTTTCGGATTTAACGATCCTAAAGTCAAGAAGATAGCCCTGCTGATGTTGCCTGCTACTCTAGGTGTTGGGGTCTATTATCTTAATATTACGGTTGGGAATATCCTGGCATCCCTGTTGCCGCAGGGCTCCGTCTCCTATCTGTACTATGCCCAGCGCCTGTTTGAATTTCCCCAGGGAGTTTTTACGGTGTCGGTTGCCCAGGCGGTGTTGCCTGCCATGAGCCGTCAGGCAGCCGAAGGTGATCTTGAAGCGATGAAGGATTCGCTTAACTACGGGGTGAGGCTGACCTTGTTTGTGACCATCCCGGCCCTGGTTGGGCTTGCCGTCTGTGCTGAACCGTTGATGGCGTTGCTGTTCATGGGGGGGCAGTTTGATTACACCATGGCTCAGCAATCGGCCCGGGCGCTACTCTACTATTCAACCGGTCTGTCGTGTGTTGCCCTGGTGCGGGTGCTGGCTCCGGCCTTTTATGCCTTAAAGGATACTAAAACGCCGGTTATCACTGCTTTTATTTCATTTTTGCTTAACCTTGGCTTCAGTCTCTGGTTGATGGGGCCGCTGCTGCATGCTGGTCTGGCCCTGGCATCTTCCTTGTCAGCTCTGGGTAATATGCTGCTTCTGTTCTGGCTGCTGCGTCGTAAGGCTGGTCTGTTGGGAGGTCGCAGAATCTTACGCACTGCTCTGTCAGCTGTCGCAGCATCTTTGCCGATGGGACTGGCTGCCTGGTGGATATCAGGTGCGGTGAACTGGTCGTTACCGGGTCAAAAGCTGCTTAAGGTAACCGGGTTGAGTGGCATCGTGCTGACGGCCCTGCTGATATATGGCCTGTTCAGCTATCTGTTCCGCTCAGAAGAGGCTACAGAGTTTCTCGGGCTGGTGAAGAAAAAAATACGGGGGTAA
- a CDS encoding fatty acid desaturase CarF family protein, with protein sequence MAQISCKQQQFNAAMQRYTDLQRYQVFSTLVAVANLSLQCCLLFHAWRYSIGVVWQILAILVAFLVTDFINGLVHMFMDNNDRYESLAGPLIANFHLHHKTPQYKKRNLLAVYFTETGSKVWLVGYLAVACLSAVFFRLPPLALFVLAYVGILSSVAEVSHYLCHSSTSTVSRLLGTSGILLSKRHHARHHLQDNISYAFLNGVTDPLLNLIAARIYKGYKQTTDLHYATYTATETAVR encoded by the coding sequence ATGGCTCAGATCTCATGTAAACAACAGCAGTTTAACGCAGCCATGCAGCGCTATACCGACTTGCAACGGTATCAGGTCTTCAGTACCCTGGTGGCCGTTGCCAATCTGTCTTTGCAGTGCTGCCTTCTGTTTCATGCCTGGCGCTACTCCATAGGTGTTGTTTGGCAGATACTGGCCATTCTTGTGGCATTCCTGGTCACTGATTTTATCAACGGTTTGGTGCATATGTTCATGGACAATAATGACCGGTATGAGTCCCTTGCTGGACCGTTGATTGCCAATTTTCACCTGCACCACAAAACCCCTCAGTACAAGAAACGCAATCTGCTGGCAGTCTATTTTACGGAAACAGGATCAAAGGTCTGGCTGGTCGGCTATCTTGCAGTTGCCTGCCTGTCAGCTGTTTTTTTCAGGCTTCCTCCGTTGGCCCTGTTTGTTCTGGCTTATGTGGGGATTCTGTCGTCTGTTGCCGAGGTATCCCACTACCTGTGTCACAGTTCCACTTCCACCGTTTCACGCCTACTCGGGACTTCCGGTATTCTGCTTTCAAAGCGGCATCATGCCCGTCATCATCTGCAGGACAATATCAGCTATGCCTTTCTCAACGGTGTAACCGACCCGTTGCTTAATCTGATAGCCGCACGCATCTATAAGGGGTATAAGCAGACCACTGATCTGCATTATGCAACCTATACCGCCACCGAGACCGCAGTCCGCTGA